CATAGGAGGGGATGACTTCATAGATGCCATCACCGAACAAAAAGCCGCGATCCATAGGTGAAATTTTTGCTTCTTCCAGCGGAATATACTCGCCGTTAAGGTAAGCGATTGTCATTTTCGGATCCTTCACTCAGTAGGGCTTTTTTCGGGCTGTGCAATCGCCTTATAGTAGTGCAGCGAAGCGTTACATAAAAAGGATAAAACACAATGCCGACAATTACTGAGCAAGCACGCGCCACCCCCGATAAGCCCGCTTTCATTATGGGGGCTTCCGGTGAGGTGGTTACCTTTGCCGAACTCGATGCTAAGGCCAACCAGATTGCTCAGTTATTGCGGGCATCAGGGATTCAGACGGGTCAACATATCGCCATGATGCTCAAGAATTGCCGAGAATTTATAGAGGTTGTTTTTGGCTGTTCAAGGGCAGGCGTGGTGTTTACCCCCATTAGTACGCACCTTAAAAAAGAAGAAACCGCCTACATTATCAATAACTGTAATGCGCGTTTATTCATTGCGTCGGCATCATTGGCGGACGTGGCGACAGAGGCCGCAGAACATGCGCCAGAGCTTTTAAGAAAGTTCATTGTCGGTGGTGAAACCGCCGGTTTCGAGGATTGGCAGAGCGCCGTAGCCTCACAGCCGAGCGATGAGATTTCCGATCAGAGTCTCGGGGTGCCGATGCTGTATTCATCGGGTACGACCGGCAAACCCAAGGGTATTTTTCGAGCGCCGCAGAATACGGATCTCGATGCGCCACACCCGCTCAAACTGGTGGGTGCCTACTACGGCTTCAGCGATGTCACCGTTTATTTGTCACCCGCGCCGCTCTACCATTCGGCACCCCTCTTTTACAACACGTTGAACATGACGGGTGGCGGCACATCGGTCATCATGGATCGTTTTGACCCCGAGCAAGCACTAGCATTGATCGAGCGCTATGAAGTAACCCATAGCCAGTGGGTTCCATCAATGTTTATCCGCATGCTTAAGTTGCCCGAAGGTATTCGCGAGCGCTACGACGTCTCAAGTATGCAACGTGCAATCCATGCCGCGGCGCCATGCCCCATCGATATTAAACGACAGATGATCAACTGGTGGGGTCCTGTTATCTGCGAATATTATTCATCGACTGAGGGCGTCGGTTTTACGCTGATTGACTCGGAGGATTGGCTCGCCCATCCGGGATCGGTGGGCCGGCCTTTGACCGGCGTGCCGAAAATTTTAGATGACGAGATGAAGGTTTTACCCCCGGGAGAGGTCGGACAGATTTATTTTGATGAAATCGGTCGTTTTGAGTATTTCGATGAGCCGGGCAAAACCGACGAGGCTTTTGATACACGAGGCTGGGGAACGGTAGGGGATATGGGTTACCTCGATGCGGACGGGTATCTCTATCTGACTGATAGGAAGAACTTCATGATCATTACGGGTGGCGTCAACGTCTATCCCGCCGAGATCGAGGGTTTGTTGGTAACGCATCCGCAGATCGCCGATGCGGCCGTATTCGGCATCCCGAACGAGGAGTACGGCGAGGAGGTGAAGGCGGTCGTGCAGCTTCTGGATCATGATGAGGCCGGCGACGCGTTAGCCGGCGATCTCATTTTGTGGATGAAAGAGCGACTGTCCTCTGTAAAAGTCCCTAAAAGTGTCGATTTTATGGAGCAACTGCCGCGTATGGATAACGGCAAGCTCTACAAGCGGCACCTGATGGAGGCTTACAAGTGATCCTTGGGCAGCGAAACGGACTGATTAAGGCGGCGAGAGCCGCCTTTTTAATGGCTCATCGGACACCAAGGGTGGCGGCGACCATAATGGTTAAGGTGGCGATGACGGGAATAACAACCGTGATCACCGCGGTATCACGATAGGCTTCTTTGTGGGTTAGCTGCGTGATGGTAAGCATAGTAATCACCGCACCGCAGTGAGGGAGAGAATCGAAGCCGCCCGCCGCCACCGTTGCCACGCGGTGCACCACTTCGGGATCTAAGCCCATCGCGATGTAATCTTGGGCCATGGTCTGCATGAAAATTTGCAAGCCCCCTGACGCTGAGCCGGTTATCGCCGAAATGATACTAATTGAGCCAAACAGGGAAAGAAGCGGAGGTAAACCCGAATTCATGACGATGTCACCGAACTGCTGAAATCCTGCGGTTTGAACCACAACACCGCCGTAGCCGATGATGGCGGCGCTATTGAGCATTGGCATTAATGAATCGTTAGTCCCGTTCCCTAAGGTGGTAAAGGCGGTCTCTCTAATATTTCGGAACAGGCCAAGGCACAAAATAGTACCAATCCCGAGTGAGATGCTTGGCCACATAATGGGTTGGCTTCCCGCGAACGCCATGAGTTCACCCAGCTGACCTCCACTTGATGGGACCAACCGAGGAGAAATAATGAGGCCTATGACGACAAACAGGGGTAAGACGGCCGCGCCCCATGTGGGTAGATTGTCGTCTGCCGCTTCTTGCAGAACATCCCGCGGGCCAGGGACGAAGCCTTCACCGGCGGCTTTTGCCTGTACCCGTTGGTACTCGAGATACCAGATGCCCAGACCAATCATGACTGCGGCGGCGAGAAGGCTAAGCCCCGGCGCGGCAGTCAGCGAAGTGCCGAGTGCGGAGGCCGATATCGCGTTGTGAATTGAAGGCGTACCGGGCAACGCTGTAAGCGTGAATGTTCCAGCGCCGAGTGCGAGTGCGGCACAGAAGAGCCGCTTGGGTATATCTGCCTCTCGAAGCAACTGAAGACCAAGCGGGTAGACCGCAAAAATAACCACGAAGACAACAACACCGCCGTAGGTCAGTGCCGCACAGGCAAGGGTTGTAATGATCAAGGCTTTGTCGGCGCCGAGCTTTCGAACAAGCGCCATGGCAATACTGGCCGCTGCACCGCTATCGCCCATCGCTCGGCCGAAAATCGCACCGGCGGCAAATAAGAAGAAAAACTTTCCCGCAAAGGTAAAAGCCCCCAATGGGCCTGCAGCAAACCCTGTGAGTAACGAGTCGGCGAGGGGCATTACGTTAGTAATGATAACAACCAGCGCGCTGAGAATGGCCGCAAACATAATGTCCACGCCACGTAACGCCATCCATATCAGCAGTGCAACACTCCCTATCAAACCGAGGTAGCCGATGATCTCCATCTTGAATCCCTTTTCAATTTTCTGATTATTATTGATGCCGATTTAGCAAACATTGAAGTCTTGTGATGAGTGAACATACACTAGAGTTCGTGAGCGATCAGCTATCAAGGTGCGGTGACGAGAATGGAAAAGGACAACGCCGCCGTAATTGAGCGTCACCGTTATCTTGAAGTTCTGCACGAATTCACCATGCGCCAAGCCTCCATGAATTCAGTGGACGATATTTGCTGGAATATCGCCAAAACAGCCATTGGTGAACTGGGCTTTGTCGATTGCGTTGTTTATCTCATGAACGAGGCGCACTCAGAGCTGGTTCAGCGCGCGGCTCACGGCAATAAAAATCCCGGTGAGCGAGAGATCCTGGATCCGATCGCCATTCCCGTAGGGGAGGGTATCGTTGGCTCCGTTGCTGAGACCGGCGTTCTCGAGAGAGTTGAGGACACGCGAGACGACGAGCGTTACATTCTTGACGACTCGTTTCGATGCTCAGAACTCGCTGTTCCCATCTTGCGGGAGGGGAAAGTGATCGGCGTCCTCGATTCAGAGCATCCAGAGCCCCATTTTTTTTCCGACGAGGACGTCAAACTCTTCACAACGATTGCCGCATTGGCGTCGACACGAATTGACACAGCACTCGCGCTTGAGCGACTGGAAAAGCAAGCCGAAGAACTCATTGATGCTCGGCGAGAGGCCGAGGCGGCGTCGAAAGCAAAATCCCGCTTTTTAGCGAGTATTTCTCACGATATGCGAACGCCACTTACCGCTATTCTTGGGTACTCAAAGCTTGCAGAGGAGGGGGCGAGTAGCCAGGAGCAAATGGCTGAATGGCAACGCGCGATTGTGACAAACGCCGAGTATATGGCTGACATGGTCGGAAATGTCTTGGATCTGACGGTGCTCGAGAGCGGTCAAGTTAGCGTATCTTATGACGTCATTGTGCTTGCCGATTGGGTGGCAGACCTTGGATCGTTGCTTAACCCACGGATTTTACAAAAGGGGTTGAGCTTCAGAAGTTCGATGGCACGAGATGTCCCGGGTCAGATTCAGTGTGACAAAGCGAAGCTCACAGAGCTCACAATGAACCTGCTCACCAACGCAGTAAAGTACACCGTGTCGGGTCGTGTTGAGTTTTTCATGGGCTTGAGCACTCTGGACGGGCGAGCCGCTCTTAACCTTAAAGTGAGCGATACCGGGATTGGTATGAGCCCCGATGACTTGAGAGTCATCTTCGAGCCATTTACCCGGGTTCATGACCATGAGGGCTTCATGAATGTTGAGGGCACCGGGCTGGGCCTGAGCATTGTTGAGTTGTATGTGGATGCACTGGGAGGATCAATAACAGTCACTTCAGTTCCGGGTGAGGGAACTTGCTTCGACGTGGTCATTCCGGTTCTTCCAGCTGAGGAAGGCGAAGGCTCTGCCGCAGAGACGGAACTCGTTCAGGAGCCAAAGGGTGTTGCGGTCAAACCAACAGCGGTGCTTAAAGATCGAAGGATTCTATTGTGTGAAGACAGCGAGACCGTCGCAACGCTGGTGACACTGATTTTGGAGCGAGATGGCGCCTTGGTGATACATGCCGAAAATGGTGAGAGCGGCATGAAACACTTTTCCGATTCGAAAGAGCACTTTGATGTGGTTATCACGGATATTCAAATGCCGGTCATGGACGGCTATGCGCTAGCAAGTGCACTGAGAACTGAGGGTTGGTCAAAACCGATTATCGCGCTCACGGCATTCGCGACCGACCAGGATGCGGACAAGTGCCTGAATGCGGGGTGCAGTCACTACATAACCAAACCCATCGATGTGGCGACGTTTGCGTCTCAGGTGGCGAGGAGCCTAAGCGATACGCACGCTTAGTCGGTGTACGCTGCACCCATCGACGAAAGTGGTCCCACCATTGCTGCTTTGGCTTCTGCCTCTGGGCTCGATGCGGTTCCGATCAAAGCGCGCTTCCGGATGCCTTGGGTAATGGACGCGAGTCGAAAGAAGCAAAAGGCCATGTAGAAGTTCCAGTCCTGGATTCCCGGTTGACCGGTTCTTTCGCAATAGAGCTTGATGTATTGCTCATCTGAGGGGATGTTGAGCGCTTCGCGCGACAAGCCTGCGAGTCCGTTTATTCCAGCCTCACGCGGGAACTGCCAGGCCATGAGCTGGTACGCAAGATCCGCTAGCGGATGCCCCAAGGTCGATAGTTCCCAATCCAAAATGGCAATGATCCGAGGCTCTGTCGGGTGGAAAATCATATTATCCAGGCGGTAATCGCCGTGTACGAGCGACACGCGGCCATCGTCTACAGGCATATTTTTGGGTAACCAGTCGATGAGTTTTTCCATTTCAGGAATCGTCTCAGTCTCAGCGGCGCGATACTGCTTTGTCCATCGCCCGATTTGGCGCTCGAAGTAGTTTCCCGGTTTACCGTAATCGCTGAGGCCGACTTCGTTGATGTCTACGCTGTGCATGTCGGCCATGACACGATTCATTTGGTCGTAGATTTGGGCCCGATCTTCATCGCTCACCTCAGGCAGAGCAGGATCCCAGAAAATGCGGCCTTCTAGGTATTCCATGATGTAGAACATGGAGCCAATAATGGTTTCGTCCTCGCAGAGCGCAACGGGTATTGGCACGGGTACATTTGTTGGTGCGAGGGCGGCGAGGACTTTGAATTCCCTATCTACGGCATGCGCTGAGGCAAGTAACGTGCCCTGTGGCTTGCGCCTCAATACATATTGATTTTCGCCCGCAGTAAGCTTAAACGTAGGGTTTGACTGTCCTCCCGCAAACTTTTCAGCCTGCAAAGGTCCCTCAAAGGCCGGTACATGTCGCCTAATCCATGTATCAAGCTGTGTTAAGTCAAGACCCTGTGCCATTTTTCACTCCCCAACCTAGCTAACTTGAGCTGGTTTCAGTATTGTTCTTGAGCGCGTTATACACCCCGCGATGAAGACTCGCAATTGAGGCTCCGCCACGCGCACTACCGAGCTGTCGCTCAATAATGATAATCAAGCGTTGTATGGAGAAAAGTACGGTATGTCAGTTGTAGCTAATTTCAAAGAAGCACTTTCAATGGCCACGGCCGATGGTGGATTACTGGAGATCACCACTATTGAGCGTGATGGGGTGCCCGTTAAAGCCTTCGCGCAAGCTCCGGGATCTATGAGGGACCTCTGGGCATTGTCGACCGGCCACGGCGATGCGGAATATTTGATTTACGGTGAAGAGCGGTGGACATACACACAAACGGCAAAGGTTGTTGCCGAATTTGGTGGCTGGCTAATGGAGCAAGGCGTAGGGCCCGGCGATCACGTGGCCATTGCAATGCGCAACTATCCGGAGTGGATGATGGCGCATTGGGCGGTCAATAGTATTGGCGCCGCGATTGTTGGCATGAATGCGTGGTGGGTAGCCGATGAAATGGACTACGCGTTAAATGATTCGAAGCCCAAGGTATTGATTGCGGACGATCGTCGGCTAGAGGCTTTCGCGCAAATTCAAGATAAGTACCCAGACATTAAGGTCGTGTCGGTTCGTGAAGCTAATTCGCCGGTAGCCGCCGTTGATTTCCATTCAGCGATGGTCGACGGCGCACAACTCCCGGATATTGAAATCGATCCCGACAGTGTCGCGTGTATTTTTTATACCTCGGGCACCACGGGTCGGCCAAAAGGTGCACAACTGACCAACAGGGGCTGCATTACCAATGTTTTGAATGTTGTTGCAATGGGGCGGGCCTTTGCGACCGCGTCAGCGCTCGCAAAGTCGGGCGGAGATAACGAGGTTGCCGTACAGTCACCGCCGTCAGGCACTGGATTGATAGCGACACCGCTATTTCATGTGACCGCCAATAACTGTGCGGTGCAAGCAGGGACCCTGGCAGGCAACCGGTTTGTGCTGATGTACAAGTGGGACACCGTTGAGGCGCTAAAGCTGATAGAAGCTGAGAAGGTTAATACCGTCAGTGCCGTGCCCATGATGACACGTGAGCTTCTGACACACCCCGATTTCGAAGACTATGACACGTCGAGTTTAGCCAGTATGGGAGGAGGGGGTGCCGCTGTGCAGCCGGACCTCGTCAAAAAGGTTGATGCAGTGACCAAGAAGGCGCGACCTGCGCAAGGCTACGGTATGACCGAAGTGTGCGGCATCATTACGTACATCGCAGGAGACGTCTTCGTTGAACGCCCCTCAAGCTGTGGCTACTTAGCACCGACGTTCGATGGAAAAGTAGTCGACGAGTCAGGAAAGGAGCTTCCTGTTGGTGAGCTTGGGGAGATTTGCGTCAAAGGCGCTGCGGTCATCAAGGGGTACTTGAATCGGCCCGAGGCGACAGCAGACACGATCGTGGATGGTTGGCTCCATACTGGCGATATCGGCTACTTCGATGAAGACGGCTTCCTCTATCTCGTTGATCGCGCTAAAGACATGATTCTGAGAGGCGGGGAAAATATATACGGTGCCGAAGTTGAATTTGCTGTCTTCGATCACCCTGCGATATTGGAGTGCGTAGCCTTCGCCGTTCCCGACGAGCGTTTGGGTGAGGAAGTGGGTGTTGCTGTGCACTTGAAAGACGGCGCGATGCTGGATGCTGCAGGGTTGCGCGAGCATCTATCAACGCGCCTCGCTGCTTTTAAAGTACCTAAGTACCTTTGGTTCTTGGCTGAACCACTTCCGAGAAATGCGAACGGTAAATTCCTTAAACGTGAATTACGTGAAGTGCTTGACCCTGCGTCAGCAGACTGAACGGCCGGCTGCAAGGCCGCAAAGCGACAGAGGGCGTTACTTTGGTGTGACGTCCTAGACCTTATTTTGAGAGTACGACAATGTCCGATTACCAAACATTAGAAATCACCCGAGATGGCGCGGTGATGACGATAGCCCTAAACCGACCCGAGAAGATGAATACGTTCAACACGGTGTTGCGACGGGAGATTGCTAAAGCCGCCATCGAAGCCGATCTTGATAAAACGGTGCGCGCTGTTGTTTTGACCGGTAATGGTCGTGCCTTCAGTGCGGGCGCGGATTTATCTGATGACGATGGCATGGGAGACGGCAAGTCTGTTGAAAGCGATCTAAACTTTGAATACAAGCCCGGCGTCCTAGCCATTCACAACAGTTCGAAACCCTGGATTGCCGTGATTAATGGCCCCTGCGCGGGTATTGCCTACTCCTATGCTATGGCCTGTGATTTGGCATGCATGGGCGAGAGTGCCTATTTATATCAGCCCTTTTCAGCGATCGGGCTTGTGCCCGATGGCGGAGCGACCTGGTTGATACCGCGGTTAGTCGGTACTAAACGAGCGTATGAATTGATGGCGCTGGGTGAAAAATTGAGTGCTGACAAGGCATTGTCTATGGGGATGGTGAATCGCGTGTTCCCAGATGAGACCTTACGACAAGATGGTATTGCCTTCGCGCAGGAGCTCGCACAGCGATCGCCCTTGGCGCTCAGTCACACAAAAAGTGCAGTGAACTTTGGGCAATCGCACAACCTTGACGAGACAATCAGCAAAGAAGCTGCATTACAGTCGATCTGCATCGACAGCGATGATGCGAAAAATGCCGTAATTTCGTTCTTTAATAAGCAAAAGCCAGTCTGGCAGGGGCACTAATTTTAGTGCCCTTCCCCGGGGGGGGAACTTATGAACAAAAAACCACTGTTGATCCTACTGGCTGCGATGTTGACGACGTCGGTCCAAGCGAATGAAAAGCAAATTTACTGGGGTGATACCCATCTCCACACGAACCGCTCTTTCGACGCCTTTACCAATCGAAACTTTTCTGTGGGGCCTGATGAGGCTTATCGTTTTGCACGAGGGTTGCCTGTTGAGCACCCAGGCCACAAGGCAAGGGTCCAACTTGAAACGCCCCTCGACTTTCTTGTGGTGTCCGATCATGCGGAGTTCCTAGGAGCTGTCCGACATGTATACAACGAGGGTCTACCCACGAATGGATTGGGATGGGTTCAGAAAATTAAACTTTGGTACTCCCAATATTTAATCCGAGATGCGATCAAAACAGGCAACGGTCGCGAGTTTTTTTACAGCCAACTCCCGGACCCCTACGATACACCACAGGAGGCTGTCGCTGAGTGGGAGAAAAACATTGGTACCTCCGTTTTTCCGAAAATGCCTGTCATTGAAGATAAGGCCTGGAGCGATATCGCTGATGCGGCTGAGGCAAACAATAGGCCGGGTGAGTTTTCAGCCATTCTTGGCTGGGAGTACAGCCTGATTCCGGGGGGCGCCAATTTACACCGGGTCGTGATGACGGATCTCGACGGTGAATCGGTCAAAGTTTTTCAGCCCTTTGGCTCCGACGACAGTATGTATCCTGAGGATTTATGGGCGTGGTTGGATGAAACGAGTCAAGAAACGGGCGGAAATTTTATTGCGATCCCTCATAACTCCAACATCTCTAAGGGCGCGATGTTTGACACCATTACCATGCGTAATGAACCGGTAGGGCCCGCTTATGCACAGATACGTAAGCGTTGGGAGCCAATTGTAGAAATCACTCAGTACAAAGGCGACTCCGAAACACACCCAAGTTTATCGCCCGAAGACCCTTTCGCGGACTTTGAGGATTACCCCTTCTACATTCAAAAAGGATGGACGCAATATAAGCCGGAGAAAGGAGATTTCATTCGCTCGGCTTTACTTCGAGGTATGCAGCTAGAGCAAGAAATAGGTATCAACCCTTACCAGTTCGGGGTGATCGGATCGACGGATGCGCATACGGGACTTGCCGCCGCGGAGGAAAACAACTTCCATGGGAAGTTTGCGACGGACAGTACGCCTGAGATGAAGCTGTACAAGTGGTCTGACAACGCCAATAGCTCGTTTGGCTGGGCCATGGGGGCGCAGGGGCTCGCGGCAGTGTGGGCCGAGGAAAATACGCGCGAAGGTATTCTTGCTGCAATGAAACGGCGAGAAACCTACGCAACGACGGGATCACGAATTGGTCTGCGTTTTTACGGGGGCTTTGGTATTGATGAGTCGCTTCTTCAAGCGACCAAGCTCTCTGCCGATGGCGTCAACCTCGTCCCTATGGGGGGAGAGCTCAACGCGGTCGATGCACGCCCCCCCACGTTTATTGTTCACGCCATGGCTGATCCAAAGTCAGGTGCGCTCGATCGCATTCAAATTGTGAAAGGCTGGATTAACCCTCAGGGTGAGGCGCTTGAGAAGGTTTTTGACGTGGCCTGGTCTTCTGACGATAGACTCAACCCTGATGGTTCGCTCTCGCCGGTTCCCAATACGGTGAATCTTGAAACGGGTGCTTGGAGCAATGCAGCCGGTGCGGCGAGTTTATCGACTGCTTGGCAAGATCCTGAGTTTGATCCGGCGATACAGGCTTTTTACTACGTGCGAGTTCTTGAGGTACCCACACCTCGCCATAGCTTGCTCGATAAGATTGCCCTTGGAGGGGAGGTCGACACGAGGCGTCCT
The Candidatus Paraluminiphilus aquimaris genome window above contains:
- a CDS encoding acyl-CoA synthetase is translated as MPTITEQARATPDKPAFIMGASGEVVTFAELDAKANQIAQLLRASGIQTGQHIAMMLKNCREFIEVVFGCSRAGVVFTPISTHLKKEETAYIINNCNARLFIASASLADVATEAAEHAPELLRKFIVGGETAGFEDWQSAVASQPSDEISDQSLGVPMLYSSGTTGKPKGIFRAPQNTDLDAPHPLKLVGAYYGFSDVTVYLSPAPLYHSAPLFYNTLNMTGGGTSVIMDRFDPEQALALIERYEVTHSQWVPSMFIRMLKLPEGIRERYDVSSMQRAIHAAAPCPIDIKRQMINWWGPVICEYYSSTEGVGFTLIDSEDWLAHPGSVGRPLTGVPKILDDEMKVLPPGEVGQIYFDEIGRFEYFDEPGKTDEAFDTRGWGTVGDMGYLDADGYLYLTDRKNFMIITGGVNVYPAEIEGLLVTHPQIADAAVFGIPNEEYGEEVKAVVQLLDHDEAGDALAGDLILWMKERLSSVKVPKSVDFMEQLPRMDNGKLYKRHLMEAYK
- a CDS encoding GntP family permease, whose protein sequence is MEIIGYLGLIGSVALLIWMALRGVDIMFAAILSALVVIITNVMPLADSLLTGFAAGPLGAFTFAGKFFFLFAAGAIFGRAMGDSGAAASIAMALVRKLGADKALIITTLACAALTYGGVVVFVVIFAVYPLGLQLLREADIPKRLFCAALALGAGTFTLTALPGTPSIHNAISASALGTSLTAAPGLSLLAAAVMIGLGIWYLEYQRVQAKAAGEGFVPGPRDVLQEAADDNLPTWGAAVLPLFVVIGLIISPRLVPSSGGQLGELMAFAGSQPIMWPSISLGIGTILCLGLFRNIRETAFTTLGNGTNDSLMPMLNSAAIIGYGGVVVQTAGFQQFGDIVMNSGLPPLLSLFGSISIISAITGSASGGLQIFMQTMAQDYIAMGLDPEVVHRVATVAAGGFDSLPHCGAVITMLTITQLTHKEAYRDTAVITVVIPVIATLTIMVAATLGVR
- a CDS encoding ATP-binding protein, whose translation is MEKDNAAVIERHRYLEVLHEFTMRQASMNSVDDICWNIAKTAIGELGFVDCVVYLMNEAHSELVQRAAHGNKNPGEREILDPIAIPVGEGIVGSVAETGVLERVEDTRDDERYILDDSFRCSELAVPILREGKVIGVLDSEHPEPHFFSDEDVKLFTTIAALASTRIDTALALERLEKQAEELIDARREAEAASKAKSRFLASISHDMRTPLTAILGYSKLAEEGASSQEQMAEWQRAIVTNAEYMADMVGNVLDLTVLESGQVSVSYDVIVLADWVADLGSLLNPRILQKGLSFRSSMARDVPGQIQCDKAKLTELTMNLLTNAVKYTVSGRVEFFMGLSTLDGRAALNLKVSDTGIGMSPDDLRVIFEPFTRVHDHEGFMNVEGTGLGLSIVELYVDALGGSITVTSVPGEGTCFDVVIPVLPAEEGEGSAAETELVQEPKGVAVKPTAVLKDRRILLCEDSETVATLVTLILERDGALVIHAENGESGMKHFSDSKEHFDVVITDIQMPVMDGYALASALRTEGWSKPIIALTAFATDQDADKCLNAGCSHYITKPIDVATFASQVARSLSDTHA
- a CDS encoding phosphotransferase family protein → MAQGLDLTQLDTWIRRHVPAFEGPLQAEKFAGGQSNPTFKLTAGENQYVLRRKPQGTLLASAHAVDREFKVLAALAPTNVPVPIPVALCEDETIIGSMFYIMEYLEGRIFWDPALPEVSDEDRAQIYDQMNRVMADMHSVDINEVGLSDYGKPGNYFERQIGRWTKQYRAAETETIPEMEKLIDWLPKNMPVDDGRVSLVHGDYRLDNMIFHPTEPRIIAILDWELSTLGHPLADLAYQLMAWQFPREAGINGLAGLSREALNIPSDEQYIKLYCERTGQPGIQDWNFYMAFCFFRLASITQGIRKRALIGTASSPEAEAKAAMVGPLSSMGAAYTD
- a CDS encoding class I adenylate-forming enzyme family protein; amino-acid sequence: MSVVANFKEALSMATADGGLLEITTIERDGVPVKAFAQAPGSMRDLWALSTGHGDAEYLIYGEERWTYTQTAKVVAEFGGWLMEQGVGPGDHVAIAMRNYPEWMMAHWAVNSIGAAIVGMNAWWVADEMDYALNDSKPKVLIADDRRLEAFAQIQDKYPDIKVVSVREANSPVAAVDFHSAMVDGAQLPDIEIDPDSVACIFYTSGTTGRPKGAQLTNRGCITNVLNVVAMGRAFATASALAKSGGDNEVAVQSPPSGTGLIATPLFHVTANNCAVQAGTLAGNRFVLMYKWDTVEALKLIEAEKVNTVSAVPMMTRELLTHPDFEDYDTSSLASMGGGGAAVQPDLVKKVDAVTKKARPAQGYGMTEVCGIITYIAGDVFVERPSSCGYLAPTFDGKVVDESGKELPVGELGEICVKGAAVIKGYLNRPEATADTIVDGWLHTGDIGYFDEDGFLYLVDRAKDMILRGGENIYGAEVEFAVFDHPAILECVAFAVPDERLGEEVGVAVHLKDGAMLDAAGLREHLSTRLAAFKVPKYLWFLAEPLPRNANGKFLKRELREVLDPASAD
- a CDS encoding enoyl-CoA hydratase/isomerase family protein, which produces MSDYQTLEITRDGAVMTIALNRPEKMNTFNTVLRREIAKAAIEADLDKTVRAVVLTGNGRAFSAGADLSDDDGMGDGKSVESDLNFEYKPGVLAIHNSSKPWIAVINGPCAGIAYSYAMACDLACMGESAYLYQPFSAIGLVPDGGATWLIPRLVGTKRAYELMALGEKLSADKALSMGMVNRVFPDETLRQDGIAFAQELAQRSPLALSHTKSAVNFGQSHNLDETISKEAALQSICIDSDDAKNAVISFFNKQKPVWQGH
- a CDS encoding DUF3604 domain-containing protein gives rise to the protein MNKKPLLILLAAMLTTSVQANEKQIYWGDTHLHTNRSFDAFTNRNFSVGPDEAYRFARGLPVEHPGHKARVQLETPLDFLVVSDHAEFLGAVRHVYNEGLPTNGLGWVQKIKLWYSQYLIRDAIKTGNGREFFYSQLPDPYDTPQEAVAEWEKNIGTSVFPKMPVIEDKAWSDIADAAEANNRPGEFSAILGWEYSLIPGGANLHRVVMTDLDGESVKVFQPFGSDDSMYPEDLWAWLDETSQETGGNFIAIPHNSNISKGAMFDTITMRNEPVGPAYAQIRKRWEPIVEITQYKGDSETHPSLSPEDPFADFEDYPFYIQKGWTQYKPEKGDFIRSALLRGMQLEQEIGINPYQFGVIGSTDAHTGLAAAEENNFHGKFATDSTPEMKLYKWSDNANSSFGWAMGAQGLAAVWAEENTREGILAAMKRRETYATTGSRIGLRFYGGFGIDESLLQATKLSADGVNLVPMGGELNAVDARPPTFIVHAMADPKSGALDRIQIVKGWINPQGEALEKVFDVAWSSDDRLNPDGSLSPVPNTVNLETGAWSNAAGAASLSTAWQDPEFDPAIQAFYYVRVLEVPTPRHSLLDKIALGGEVDTRRPDVIQERAYSSAIWYQPAR